TTCTTACCACCAGTTCATGAGGGGCAAATCCTCCAAAAACGACATTATGAATCACACCAATTCTTGCACAAGCTAACATGGCAAAAAGAGTCTGCGGAATCATGGGCATATAAATAACTGCTGTGTCTCCCTTTTTCAGTCCCAAAGAAGCAAGCCCGCCTGCAAGTTTTGAAATTTCTTCCTTTGCCTGATTGAAAGTGTAGGTTTTCTTCTGACCCGTTACAGGAGAATCATACACAATCGCATTCTGCTCTCCAAAGCCATCTTCAATATGTTTATCAATGCATAAATAACACATGTTAAGCTTGCCATCCGAAAACCATTGTGGGTAATCTTTGATGTCTTTAGAGAGAATCTGCTGTGGAAATTCAAACCACTGTATTTCTGCAGCCTGTTCTTTCCAGAAATCCTCCTTGTTTTCTATGCTATGTTTAAATTGAATATCTGCATTCATGTTAATATCGTATTAGTGTTTTTTATTCTCCAAAAATTTCCTCAATCTGCTGTATCAGTTTTTTTATCGAATAAGGTTTTGTTACATAGGCATCAGCGCCCATTTCCAATCCTTTTTCAATGTCTCTTGGGTTGTTTTTTGCACTCAGGAAAATAACTTTTACATCTTTTAGTTTTTCATCCTGTCTGATGATGTCTAATGTACTGTAGCCATCAAGGTTAGGCATCATAATGTCGAGAAGAATGACATCAGGAACCATTGTTTTTAAAAAATCGAGTACCTCCGTTCCGTCCCGGGCAATATACACATCATAGCCGTTCTTTTTAAAGCTGTATTCCAGTGACATTAGTATTTTGTGTTCGTCATCTGCAATGATTATCTTTCTCATAAATGCTTTTTAAAGTTGTTCAACTTCATTTTTAATCTCGTTAATTGTTTTTCCAGGAAAGCTGATGGTGAAAGTTACACCAAGACCACTATTTTCAGCTTTTATGCTTCCATTGTGAGCCTGTATTATCTTTTTTGAAATAGCCAG
This genomic interval from Chryseobacterium joostei contains the following:
- a CDS encoding response regulator transcription factor; this encodes MRKIIIADDEHKILMSLEYSFKKNGYDVYIARDGTEVLDFLKTMVPDVILLDIMMPNLDGYSTLDIIRQDEKLKDVKVIFLSAKNNPRDIEKGLEMGADAYVTKPYSIKKLIQQIEEIFGE